A region of Paenibacillus sp. JNUCC-31 DNA encodes the following proteins:
- a CDS encoding tyrosine-type recombinase/integrase, producing MALKKRERRAPVGARDVRLYPELTLEQALDFVISAKKVEGLRERTLTDYAKHYGYFVTWLREFHPNITLIEHIDIGIIRDHISYMKYDRVRYEGHKHISAEGQRVGLSDTTVNIRIRTLKAIFNQLERDELIELNPISKVKLLRQDVDLTNCLTDEEINAILAQPNRRDFVGFRDYVGIMLMLDSGCRVSEMLGLRIGDIDFQTRFITLSGEANKNRKPRMVPFSAAVAKLILQLIDENRQHFTTDRLFLSCFGDPISANQFNKRLKYHGEKAGVEGKKMTAHVYRHTWARAMVINGADPFTIQKMGGWSDIRTMRRYIQMDTEDVRRSHDQFSPTGKFIKKRVER from the coding sequence ATGGCGTTAAAGAAACGAGAACGGCGTGCTCCAGTTGGCGCGCGTGATGTACGTCTATACCCGGAACTTACATTAGAACAGGCGCTTGATTTCGTAATCAGCGCGAAGAAGGTGGAGGGACTACGCGAAAGGACGCTCACGGATTACGCAAAGCATTACGGTTATTTCGTTACCTGGCTGCGCGAGTTCCATCCAAATATCACGCTCATTGAGCATATCGACATCGGTATTATTCGTGACCACATTTCGTATATGAAGTACGATCGCGTTCGTTATGAAGGACATAAGCACATATCTGCGGAGGGTCAGCGCGTAGGTTTATCGGACACGACCGTTAATATCCGTATACGAACGTTAAAGGCGATCTTCAATCAGCTTGAGCGCGACGAGTTAATTGAACTTAATCCGATAAGCAAAGTGAAGTTGCTACGCCAGGACGTGGACTTAACAAACTGTCTAACGGATGAAGAGATTAATGCCATCTTAGCGCAGCCGAACCGGAGGGACTTCGTTGGATTCCGGGATTATGTAGGCATTATGTTGATGCTCGATAGCGGTTGCCGCGTATCTGAAATGCTCGGACTACGTATTGGCGACATCGACTTTCAGACGCGGTTTATCACATTATCCGGTGAGGCCAATAAAAATCGTAAGCCGCGTATGGTTCCGTTCTCTGCCGCGGTGGCGAAGTTAATCCTGCAGCTTATAGATGAGAACAGGCAGCACTTCACAACGGATCGGTTATTCCTTTCGTGCTTCGGTGACCCCATCTCTGCGAACCAGTTTAATAAGAGGTTGAAGTATCACGGTGAGAAGGCGGGCGTTGAAGGGAAGAAGATGACCGCGCACGTATATCGGCATACATGGGCGCGCGCTATGGTCATTAACGGTGCTGATCCGTTCACTATACAGAAGATGGGCGGATGGTCTGATATTCGTACGATGCGAAGATATATTCAGATGGATACGGAAGATGTTCGGCGCAGTCACGATCAATTCTCACCTACGGGTAAGTTCATTAAGAAGCGAGTAGAGAGATGA
- a CDS encoding HesB/IscA family protein, protein MINISETAADRLKEMLAQQETPGMFLRLGVAPGGCTGFSYAMGFDDKESDDDLYMDIQDMKVVVEKENLKYLNGLEIDFEESGMSGGFTIHNPNAVATCGCGSSFRTKEEAGVPDKDC, encoded by the coding sequence ATGATTAACATCAGCGAAACAGCTGCTGACAGATTGAAAGAAATGCTTGCACAGCAAGAGACACCTGGTATGTTCTTGCGTCTTGGCGTAGCACCGGGCGGTTGTACCGGCTTTTCGTACGCCATGGGCTTTGACGATAAAGAATCCGATGATGACCTCTATATGGATATTCAGGATATGAAGGTAGTTGTGGAGAAGGAAAACCTGAAATATCTGAATGGCCTCGAAATTGATTTTGAAGAATCCGGCATGTCCGGCGGTTTCACCATTCACAACCCGAATGCAGTGGCAACATGCGGCTGCGGCTCATCCTTCCGTACGAAGGAAGAAGCGGGCGTACCGGATAAGGATTGTTAA